Proteins found in one Alteromonas macleodii genomic segment:
- a CDS encoding PspC domain-containing protein, whose protein sequence is MPHRKFSVLTRGEHGIIAGVCSGLSQYYGLRKAGLRIAFLISSFFFVLPVFLYIVLWLILPKYPTTQAMARQLRRQSGR, encoded by the coding sequence ATGCCACATAGGAAGTTCTCAGTTCTCACTCGCGGGGAACACGGCATTATCGCAGGTGTATGCTCAGGTCTTTCTCAATATTATGGACTCCGTAAAGCGGGGCTTCGGATAGCGTTTCTTATATCTTCCTTTTTCTTTGTTTTACCAGTTTTTTTATATATTGTTTTGTGGCTAATTTTACCTAAGTACCCAACAACTCAGGCGATGGCTCGACAGCTACGAAGACAAAGTGGTCGTTAA
- a CDS encoding DUF6624 domain-containing protein translates to MRISLLIIFLSFNCLAASNIELQKELVSMAKADQEVRNEISTAGWKKAPADLLEKIKRIDIENTNRLKEIVKQHSWVTQDLVGSEGVSAAFLIVQHSPDYQFKQSMLPLLKQSFLNGEGVTGQEFALLTDRVLIYQNKPQLYGTQLSIVGGELVFEPILDQENVNHRRAEVGLPSLEKYKKVVAEAYGLPVK, encoded by the coding sequence ATGCGTATATCTCTATTAATTATATTCTTGTCATTTAACTGCTTAGCTGCTTCAAATATAGAGCTACAAAAAGAACTAGTATCTATGGCTAAAGCAGATCAAGAAGTCAGAAATGAGATAAGTACAGCCGGATGGAAAAAAGCGCCAGCTGATTTGCTCGAAAAAATTAAGCGTATTGATATAGAAAACACCAATAGGCTAAAAGAAATCGTTAAACAACATTCATGGGTTACTCAAGATTTAGTTGGTAGTGAAGGCGTTTCAGCCGCGTTTTTAATTGTTCAACATTCGCCAGACTACCAATTCAAGCAAAGCATGCTTCCACTTTTAAAACAATCCTTCTTGAATGGCGAAGGCGTCACGGGTCAAGAGTTTGCCTTACTAACAGACAGGGTTTTAATCTATCAGAATAAACCACAACTATATGGCACCCAACTAAGTATTGTAGGTGGCGAATTAGTTTTCGAACCAATTTTAGACCAAGAGAATGTAAATCACAGAAGAGCAGAAGTTGGACTGCCATCATTGGAGAAATACAAGAAAGTAGTTGCAGAGGCTTATGGATTGCCAGTGAAGTGA
- a CDS encoding TlpA family protein disulfide reductase — MKKGLLLLLLIFSNSSWSQTYEEKIAASKAFIGKPVQEHTFYTLDKQPITFQNLKGEAVVAYFFASWCSPCYEALENLNKAIETTPPTVHVVAISLDEDWASLERMLERTGYTGEVWKSADAELAFQERLFANFTSSLPHIIRIDAQGILIEGGSRVKSFDQWTALINQNASISKASGI; from the coding sequence ATGAAGAAGGGTTTATTACTATTATTGCTTATTTTCTCAAACAGCTCTTGGAGTCAGACATACGAAGAGAAAATTGCTGCATCTAAAGCGTTTATTGGAAAGCCTGTTCAAGAACACACTTTTTATACTTTAGATAAACAACCAATTACCTTCCAAAACCTAAAAGGCGAAGCTGTAGTCGCTTACTTTTTCGCATCTTGGTGTTCTCCGTGTTATGAAGCGCTAGAGAACTTAAACAAAGCAATCGAAACTACCCCACCAACTGTGCACGTTGTTGCAATATCTTTAGACGAGGATTGGGCTAGTCTAGAAAGAATGTTAGAAAGAACTGGCTACACTGGAGAGGTATGGAAATCTGCTGACGCAGAGTTAGCATTTCAAGAGCGCTTATTCGCTAATTTTACCAGCTCTCTGCCTCATATTATTCGGATAGATGCACAAGGAATACTTATTGAAGGCGGTTCAAGAGTAAAATCCTTTGACCAATGGACAGCGCTCATCAATCAAAACGCTTCTATAAGTAAAGCCAGTGGTATTTAA